The following are from one region of the Paramicrobacterium humi genome:
- the pknB gene encoding Stk1 family PASTA domain-containing Ser/Thr kinase: protein MTTSQQTDPLIGRLIDGRYEVRSRIARGGMATVYVATDRRLQRRVAIKIMHGHLSDDQSFTNRFVQEARSAARLANPHVVSVFDQGQDGDMAYLVMEYLPGITLRELLRDHGPLTPQQVVDIMDAVLTGLAAAHRAGIVHRDVKPENVLLADDGRIKISDFGLARAASANTATGQALLGTIAYLSPELVTRGIADTRSDIYALGIMMYEMLTGDQPYKGEQPMQIAYQHANDSVPRPSARVPNIPDELDDLVLWSTERDPDERPADAQEMLDRLHEVEAELGYSLTAVPMQHTAVLSPTTETTAFERTALTTSPTRTRTTDPLGEIIQSTGATKKLTQTVERRRRKGLWLFTAIVLLCALVGGTGWYFGTGPGSLIQIPDSIVGSSPKEATAALEDLGLIVATGEEYSLEIPKGTVSSSDPGAGEAVHKNSTVTINLSLGPKPETLPSLAGTPIDEAKSTVEGLGLKTGDVSYQFSGDIARDGVIAASIGDQDVTKGGDTFQGETVTFLVSVGSVPALAGLAQDAAEKTLTDADLAVGDVSQKFSDTVPRGNVIEAHYDTPLRPGDSVALVVSKGQDLVQVPNVVGMTVNAAKQMLQKYDFKVAVDSNIPEKFWDDVIDDLFAVDATDPAAGKMLKRGSTVTITANL, encoded by the coding sequence GTGACGACCAGCCAGCAGACCGATCCCTTGATCGGCCGTCTCATCGACGGCCGGTACGAGGTGCGCTCTCGCATCGCGCGCGGCGGCATGGCGACGGTCTACGTGGCGACGGACAGGCGACTTCAGCGCCGCGTCGCGATAAAGATCATGCACGGTCATCTGTCGGACGACCAGTCGTTCACGAACCGGTTCGTGCAGGAGGCGCGCTCGGCCGCACGGCTCGCCAATCCGCACGTCGTGAGCGTCTTCGATCAGGGCCAGGACGGCGACATGGCCTACCTGGTCATGGAGTATCTTCCCGGCATCACGCTGCGGGAACTGCTGCGCGACCATGGTCCCCTCACGCCGCAGCAGGTCGTGGACATCATGGACGCGGTGCTCACCGGTCTCGCCGCCGCGCACCGAGCCGGCATCGTCCATCGCGATGTGAAGCCCGAGAACGTGCTTCTCGCCGACGACGGACGCATCAAGATCAGCGACTTCGGGCTCGCCCGCGCGGCGTCGGCCAACACGGCAACGGGCCAGGCTCTGCTCGGCACGATCGCCTACCTCTCCCCCGAGCTCGTCACGCGCGGGATCGCGGACACCCGCAGCGACATCTACGCGCTCGGCATCATGATGTACGAGATGCTCACGGGCGACCAGCCGTACAAGGGCGAACAGCCCATGCAGATCGCCTACCAGCACGCGAACGACTCAGTGCCGCGGCCAAGCGCTCGGGTACCGAACATCCCGGACGAGCTGGACGACCTCGTGCTGTGGTCGACCGAGCGCGACCCGGACGAGCGACCGGCGGATGCCCAGGAGATGCTCGACCGCCTGCACGAGGTCGAAGCGGAACTGGGCTACAGCCTGACCGCGGTTCCGATGCAGCACACAGCCGTGCTCTCCCCCACCACGGAGACGACGGCGTTCGAGCGGACGGCGCTCACCACGTCTCCGACGCGAACCCGCACGACGGATCCGCTCGGCGAGATCATCCAGTCGACCGGTGCGACGAAGAAGCTCACGCAGACGGTCGAACGGCGTCGCCGAAAGGGCCTGTGGCTCTTCACGGCGATCGTGCTCTTGTGCGCCCTCGTCGGCGGGACGGGCTGGTATTTCGGCACCGGACCGGGCTCCCTCATTCAGATCCCGGATTCGATAGTCGGCTCGTCGCCGAAGGAAGCGACCGCGGCTCTCGAGGATCTCGGGCTCATCGTCGCGACCGGCGAAGAGTACAGTCTCGAGATCCCCAAGGGCACCGTCTCGAGCAGCGACCCGGGCGCCGGCGAGGCCGTGCACAAGAATTCGACGGTCACGATAAACCTCTCCCTCGGCCCGAAGCCGGAGACCCTGCCGTCCCTGGCCGGGACTCCCATCGACGAGGCAAAGTCAACCGTCGAAGGGCTGGGCCTCAAGACCGGTGACGTGTCCTACCAGTTCAGCGGAGATATCGCTCGCGACGGCGTCATCGCCGCCTCGATCGGCGATCAGGACGTGACGAAGGGCGGTGACACCTTCCAGGGCGAGACCGTGACGTTCCTTGTCTCGGTCGGCTCGGTTCCCGCTCTCGCCGGCCTGGCCCAGGATGCCGCCGAGAAGACGCTCACGGATGCCGACCTCGCGGTCGGCGACGTCTCCCAGAAGTTCAGCGACACCGTGCCACGCGGCAACGTGATCGAGGCGCACTATGACACGCCGCTTCGTCCCGGCGACAGCGTCGCCCTCGTCGTCTCCAAGGGACAGGACCTCGTGCAGGTGCCGAACGTCGTGGGCATGACGGTGAATGCCGCCAAGCAGATGCTGCAGAAGTACGACTTCAAGGTTGCCGTCGACTCCAACATCCCCGAGAAGTTCTGGGACGACGTCATCGACGACCTGTTCGCCGTCGATGCCACCGACCCGGCCGCGGGGAAGATGCTGAAGCGCGGCTCGACGGTCACGATCACGGCCAACCTGTAG
- a CDS encoding LysM peptidoglycan-binding domain-containing protein, translated as MPTAAVTKRMIPVALLSAITAGLHLVPMTAQEHSPLERGDDFSTDAFGTTAATKTTAAAPANYTVAADDTISSIAERFGLDARAVAALNGLSVSGAVHEGQNLALIVTGAPAAVAATPFATAKSASATYTVRSGDTVSRIAAKYGVATQSVLTANKLGWNSLIFPGQKLSIPGASSSSPAPAAAKPTSKPAAKPSSGGSYTVKSGDTVSRIAAKHGVSTQSVLTANKLGWSSIIYPGQKLTIPGSSTASTSAPAKPSAPSKGTSSSNSNASKGGSSASGSYTVKSGDTVSGIAARHGVSTQSVLTANKLKLSSIIYPGQRLMIPGSSSGSSSSTPSTPSKGTSNSGSSNSGASKDTGSTGGSSSATSHTVVSGDTVSRIAAKYGVSVQAILDANGLTWSSIIYPGQKLALTGSSSGSSGGATTKPSTPAQPESTTDKVTPLTATMAKNAQTIINVGRSLGVSDYGLVIALAAAMQESSLRNVDYGDRDSLGLFQQRPSQGWGSEEQVMDPTYATTAFFAGVKGKTRGLLDIKGWQNMTVTQAAQAVQVSAFPNAYAKWETSARAWLSQLG; from the coding sequence ATGCCAACGGCAGCCGTCACCAAGCGCATGATTCCGGTCGCTCTGCTGAGTGCGATCACCGCGGGTCTTCACCTGGTCCCGATGACCGCGCAAGAGCACAGCCCTCTCGAGCGGGGCGACGACTTCTCCACCGACGCGTTCGGGACGACGGCTGCGACGAAGACGACCGCGGCCGCTCCGGCGAACTACACGGTCGCCGCGGACGACACGATCTCGTCGATCGCCGAGCGCTTCGGCCTCGACGCCCGTGCTGTCGCAGCCCTCAACGGGCTCTCCGTCTCCGGTGCCGTGCACGAGGGACAGAACCTCGCCCTGATCGTCACCGGAGCTCCGGCCGCCGTCGCCGCGACTCCGTTCGCGACCGCGAAATCGGCGTCTGCGACGTACACCGTCAGATCGGGCGACACGGTGAGCCGCATCGCCGCGAAGTACGGCGTCGCGACACAGTCGGTGCTCACGGCCAACAAGCTCGGTTGGAACTCTCTCATCTTCCCGGGACAGAAGCTCTCGATTCCGGGGGCGTCGAGCAGCTCGCCCGCTCCGGCCGCCGCAAAGCCGACCTCCAAGCCTGCCGCGAAACCGTCGTCGGGCGGCAGCTACACGGTCAAATCCGGGGACACCGTGAGTCGCATCGCCGCCAAGCACGGCGTGAGCACGCAATCCGTTCTCACCGCCAACAAGCTCGGCTGGTCGAGCATCATCTACCCCGGACAGAAGCTCACGATCCCCGGCAGCTCGACGGCTTCGACGAGCGCTCCGGCCAAGCCGTCGGCTCCGTCGAAGGGCACGTCTTCCTCGAACAGCAACGCGTCGAAGGGCGGCTCGAGCGCGAGCGGGAGCTACACCGTGAAGTCCGGGGACACGGTCAGCGGCATCGCCGCGAGGCACGGCGTCAGCACGCAGTCCGTGCTCACGGCCAACAAGCTCAAGCTGTCGAGCATCATCTACCCGGGACAGAGGCTGATGATTCCCGGAAGCTCCTCCGGGAGCTCGTCGAGCACCCCGTCGACGCCGTCAAAGGGCACGTCGAACAGCGGCTCATCGAACAGCGGCGCCTCGAAGGACACGGGATCGACGGGCGGCTCCTCGTCAGCGACGAGCCACACGGTCGTCTCTGGCGACACCGTGAGCCGCATCGCGGCGAAGTACGGCGTCAGCGTGCAGGCCATCCTCGACGCGAACGGCCTGACCTGGTCGAGCATCATCTACCCGGGACAGAAGCTCGCGCTCACCGGTTCGAGCTCCGGCTCATCGGGTGGCGCGACCACGAAGCCCTCGACGCCCGCTCAGCCCGAGTCGACCACAGACAAGGTGACTCCCCTGACGGCGACGATGGCGAAGAACGCTCAGACGATCATCAACGTCGGCCGCTCGCTCGGCGTGAGCGACTACGGTCTCGTCATCGCTCTTGCCGCGGCCATGCAGGAATCGAGTCTGCGCAACGTCGACTACGGCGACCGTGACTCCCTCGGCCTCTTCCAGCAGCGTCCCAGCCAGGGCTGGGGCAGCGAGGAGCAGGTCATGGATCCCACGTACGCGACGACGGCCTTCTTCGCGGGCGTCAAGGGCAAGACGCGCGGCCTGCTCGACATCAAGGGCTGGCAGAACATGACCGTCACCCAGGCGGCCCAGGCTGTGCAGGTGTCCGCGTTCCCGAACGCCTACGCGAAATGGGAGACCTCGGCTCGGGCGTGGCTGTCGCAGCTCGGCTGA
- a CDS encoding class II 3-deoxy-7-phosphoheptulonate synthase, whose translation MIAGLDYWRELPIKQQPEWQDPDAVADVSREISTLPPLVFAGEVDMLRERLARAARGEAFLLQGGDCAETFAGATADQIRDRVKTILQMAVVLTYGASMPVIKMGRMAGQFAKPRSKDTETRGDVTLPAYRGDIVNGYDFTPESRRADPNRLLRGYHMAASTLNLIRGFTQGGFADLREVHSWNSGFARNPANQRYEHLAKEIDRAIKFMEAAGADFDELKRVEFYTAHEGLLMDYERPMTRIDSRTGTPYNTSAHFIWIGERTRDLDGAHVDFLSRVRNPIGVKLGPTTQVEDMLRLIDKLDPEREPGRLTFITRMGAGKIREALPPLLEAIKSADANPLWVTDPMHGNGITTPTGYKTRRFDDVVDEVQGFFDAHRAVGTHPGGIHVELTGDDVTECLGGSEHIDEATLATRYESLCDPRLNHMQSLELAFLVAEQLSNS comes from the coding sequence GTGATCGCCGGTTTGGACTATTGGCGGGAGCTGCCGATCAAGCAGCAGCCGGAATGGCAGGACCCGGATGCCGTCGCCGACGTCTCGCGCGAGATCTCGACGCTTCCCCCGCTCGTCTTCGCCGGTGAGGTCGACATGCTGCGGGAGCGCCTCGCGCGCGCTGCTCGCGGAGAGGCCTTCCTCCTGCAGGGCGGCGACTGCGCCGAGACGTTCGCCGGAGCAACGGCCGACCAGATCCGCGACCGCGTCAAGACGATCCTGCAGATGGCCGTCGTGCTGACCTACGGCGCGTCCATGCCTGTGATCAAGATGGGCCGTATGGCGGGCCAGTTCGCCAAGCCGCGCTCGAAAGACACGGAGACCCGCGGAGATGTGACCCTCCCGGCCTACCGCGGCGACATCGTCAACGGATACGACTTCACGCCCGAGTCGCGGCGTGCCGACCCGAACCGCCTGTTGCGCGGCTACCACATGGCGGCATCCACCCTCAACCTCATTCGCGGGTTCACGCAGGGCGGCTTCGCCGACCTCCGCGAGGTGCACTCCTGGAATTCGGGATTCGCTCGCAATCCCGCGAACCAGCGCTACGAGCACCTCGCAAAGGAGATCGACCGGGCCATCAAGTTCATGGAGGCGGCCGGCGCCGACTTCGACGAGCTCAAGCGCGTCGAGTTCTACACGGCGCACGAGGGCCTGCTCATGGACTACGAGCGTCCGATGACGCGCATCGACTCTCGCACGGGCACCCCGTACAACACCTCAGCGCACTTCATCTGGATCGGAGAGCGCACGCGCGACCTCGACGGCGCGCACGTCGACTTCCTGTCCCGCGTGCGCAACCCGATCGGCGTGAAGCTCGGGCCCACGACCCAGGTCGAGGACATGCTGCGGCTCATCGACAAGCTCGACCCCGAGCGCGAGCCGGGTCGCCTGACGTTCATCACGCGCATGGGCGCCGGCAAGATCCGCGAGGCGCTGCCTCCGCTGCTCGAGGCGATCAAGAGTGCCGACGCGAATCCGCTGTGGGTGACCGACCCGATGCACGGAAACGGCATCACGACCCCGACGGGCTACAAGACCCGACGCTTCGACGACGTCGTCGACGAAGTCCAGGGCTTCTTCGACGCACACCGCGCCGTCGGAACGCACCCGGGCGGCATCCACGTCGAACTGACCGGTGACGACGTCACCGAGTGCCTCGGCGGTTCCGAGCACATCGACGAGGCGACCCTCGCGACCCGGTACGAGTCCCTGTGCGACCCGCGCCTCAACCACATGCAGTCGCTCGAGCTCGCGTTCCTCGTCGCGGAGCAGCTGAGCAACAGCTAG
- a CDS encoding Rv2175c family DNA-binding protein has product MSDSNEPLTWLNLPDVAEQIGVTVSRVRRLLEDRELLAVRRDGVLQVPSLFLRDGAPLKDLRGTVIVLADAGFSDEDAMVWLLEEQDEIGDAPVNALRSGRKSEVRRVAQALA; this is encoded by the coding sequence GTGTCTGATTCGAACGAACCGCTCACCTGGCTGAACCTTCCCGACGTCGCCGAGCAGATCGGCGTGACAGTGAGCCGCGTGCGTCGACTCCTCGAGGACCGCGAGCTGCTCGCGGTACGCCGAGACGGCGTTCTCCAGGTGCCCTCTCTGTTCTTGCGCGACGGGGCGCCGCTCAAGGATCTCCGCGGAACAGTGATCGTGCTCGCCGATGCCGGTTTCAGCGACGAGGACGCCATGGTCTGGCTTCTCGAGGAGCAGGACGAGATCGGGGATGCGCCGGTCAACGCGCTGCGCAGCGGACGCAAGTCGGAGGTTCGACGCGTCGCGCAAGCGCTCGCGTGA
- the mraZ gene encoding division/cell wall cluster transcriptional repressor MraZ, whose product MFLGTYSPKLDEKGRIILPAKFRDELAGGVVMTRGQENCIYVFSTREFESMHERIRQAPVTSKQARDYLRVFLSGAASESPDKQNRITIPQNLRAYAGLDRELTVIGAGSRAEIWDAQAWETYLAEQESVFSETAEEVIPGLF is encoded by the coding sequence ATGTTCCTCGGCACCTATTCCCCGAAGCTCGACGAGAAGGGCCGCATCATCCTCCCGGCAAAATTTCGCGACGAACTCGCCGGCGGCGTGGTCATGACGCGTGGCCAGGAGAACTGCATCTACGTGTTCAGCACGCGCGAGTTCGAGTCGATGCATGAGCGCATTCGCCAGGCGCCCGTCACCTCGAAGCAGGCTCGGGACTACCTGCGCGTCTTCCTCTCGGGAGCGGCATCCGAGTCGCCCGACAAGCAGAACCGCATCACCATTCCCCAGAACCTGCGCGCCTATGCCGGCCTCGATCGAGAGCTCACCGTCATCGGCGCGGGAAGCCGCGCCGAGATCTGGGATGCGCAGGCTTGGGAGACCTACCTCGCCGAACAGGAGTCCGTCTTCTCTGAGACCGCGGAGGAGGTGATCCCGGGCTTGTTCTGA
- a CDS encoding DUF3040 domain-containing protein gives MPLSEQEQRLLDEMERHLYRNDADFVSTTGDRRGRPSYRSIAIGCLIALVGVAALVTGVIIQQPIVGVIGFVVMLGGVLVAISPSKRSAKPADLGAMGGKPAKGRKSGGSFMDRMNTRWERRQDGEH, from the coding sequence ATGCCGCTATCAGAACAGGAGCAGCGGCTCCTTGACGAGATGGAGCGTCACCTCTACCGAAACGATGCTGACTTCGTGTCAACGACGGGCGATCGACGCGGCCGCCCCTCCTATCGCAGCATCGCGATCGGCTGCCTCATCGCGCTCGTCGGGGTCGCCGCGCTCGTCACGGGAGTGATCATTCAGCAGCCCATCGTCGGCGTCATCGGGTTCGTCGTGATGCTCGGGGGAGTGCTCGTGGCCATTTCGCCGTCGAAGCGCTCGGCCAAGCCGGCCGACCTTGGCGCTATGGGCGGGAAGCCTGCCAAGGGGCGCAAGTCCGGCGGCAGCTTCATGGACCGAATGAACACCCGCTGGGAGCGTCGCCAGGATGGAGAACACTGA
- the rsmH gene encoding 16S rRNA (cytosine(1402)-N(4))-methyltransferase RsmH has product MALDDIHTPVMLERCIELLEPAISAPGSIVIDATLGMGGHSEAMLERFPRLHLVGLDRDQDALGIAEERLKRFADRLTLVHTVYDDIEGALEQAGVDRIDGILFDLGVSSLQLDRAERGFAYAKDAPLDMRMDATRELTAERVLAEYSEGDLRRVFQKYGEEKLAARYARAIVEARHGGPLTRSSQLVEVLSDATPAAVKRAGHPAKRVFQALRIEVNQELVALERAIPAALDALRVGGRIVVLAYQSLEDRIVKRALAARTVSTAPAGLPVELPEHRPTYRLLVKGAELADDDEKAANPRATPVRLRAAERVRENNA; this is encoded by the coding sequence ATGGCGCTAGACGACATTCACACCCCCGTCATGCTCGAACGCTGCATCGAGCTGCTCGAGCCCGCGATCTCCGCTCCCGGCAGCATCGTCATCGATGCGACCCTCGGCATGGGCGGTCACAGTGAGGCGATGCTCGAACGCTTCCCGCGGCTTCACCTCGTGGGCCTCGACCGCGACCAGGACGCGCTCGGCATCGCGGAGGAGCGGCTCAAGCGCTTCGCGGACCGGCTCACTCTCGTCCACACCGTGTACGACGACATCGAAGGAGCCCTCGAGCAGGCGGGCGTCGATCGCATCGACGGGATCCTTTTCGACCTCGGCGTGTCGTCACTGCAGCTCGATCGAGCCGAACGCGGATTCGCGTACGCGAAGGACGCGCCCCTCGACATGCGCATGGACGCGACACGCGAACTCACGGCGGAACGCGTTCTCGCCGAGTACAGCGAGGGCGACCTGCGCCGCGTCTTCCAGAAGTACGGCGAGGAGAAGCTCGCGGCCCGCTACGCGCGCGCGATCGTCGAGGCGCGACACGGTGGGCCGCTCACGCGATCAAGCCAGCTCGTCGAGGTGCTCTCCGACGCGACGCCGGCAGCGGTGAAGCGCGCCGGGCACCCCGCGAAGCGCGTGTTCCAGGCGCTGCGCATCGAAGTCAATCAGGAGCTCGTCGCCCTCGAGCGGGCAATTCCCGCCGCGCTCGACGCGCTCCGCGTGGGCGGCCGGATCGTCGTGCTCGCGTACCAGTCGCTGGAGGACCGCATCGTCAAGCGCGCCCTCGCTGCCCGCACCGTCTCGACCGCACCGGCCGGCCTGCCGGTCGAACTGCCGGAGCACAGGCCGACCTACCGACTTCTCGTCAAGGGGGCCGAACTCGCCGACGACGACGAGAAGGCCGCAAACCCTCGCGCGACGCCCGTCCGGCTCCGCGCAGCTGAACGCGTCAGGGAGAACAACGCATGA
- a CDS encoding polyprenyl synthetase family protein — translation MPDPQTLPLLVQNRLSDFLSSRSSILARVSDETRAFSLFSREFLSGGKRFRARFCYQGWRSVTGASATASDPIVSAAAALEVFHAAALVHDDIIDNSDTRRGGPSAHRRFEAQHREAEWSGDAAAYGRSSAILLGDLLLGWSDELLDEALNALDDRAAAQRARAEFVRMRTEVTAGQYLDILEEQAWGMHDDAAQLQRAETIAVYKSAKYSVEAPLALGALIAGGGEEQLAALRAYGLPLGVAYQMRDDLLGVFGDERVTGKPSGDDLREGKRTVLIGMARLALPVSGRRLVDELLGDPELTGAQIALLQSTIRDTGAVDRLEERIAAAVADAKSALLDAPLDSSAVIGLSELADAVSRRDY, via the coding sequence GTGCCGGATCCTCAGACGCTTCCTCTGCTTGTCCAGAATCGACTCAGCGATTTCCTGTCCAGTCGTAGTTCCATTCTCGCCCGAGTATCAGATGAGACCCGCGCCTTCTCCTTGTTCTCAAGGGAGTTTCTCAGCGGTGGCAAAAGGTTTCGCGCCCGGTTCTGCTATCAGGGCTGGCGCAGCGTCACGGGTGCGTCCGCCACGGCATCCGACCCCATCGTTTCGGCCGCGGCGGCGCTCGAAGTCTTCCACGCTGCGGCACTCGTTCACGACGACATCATCGACAACTCAGACACGCGCCGCGGCGGGCCCTCGGCGCACCGCCGGTTCGAAGCCCAGCATCGCGAGGCCGAGTGGTCGGGAGACGCCGCCGCGTACGGGCGGTCCTCCGCGATTCTGCTCGGCGACCTGCTTCTCGGCTGGAGCGACGAATTGCTCGACGAGGCGTTGAACGCGCTGGACGACCGCGCGGCCGCGCAGCGCGCACGGGCGGAGTTCGTGCGCATGCGGACGGAGGTCACGGCCGGTCAGTACCTCGACATCCTCGAGGAGCAGGCCTGGGGGATGCACGACGATGCGGCACAGCTGCAGCGGGCAGAGACGATAGCCGTGTACAAGTCAGCCAAGTACAGCGTCGAAGCGCCCCTCGCGCTTGGCGCTCTCATCGCGGGCGGAGGCGAGGAACAGCTCGCGGCGCTTCGCGCGTATGGGCTCCCGCTCGGCGTCGCGTACCAGATGCGCGATGACCTCCTCGGGGTCTTCGGCGACGAGCGTGTGACGGGAAAGCCGAGCGGCGACGACCTGCGCGAGGGCAAGCGCACGGTCCTCATCGGCATGGCGCGCCTCGCGCTGCCGGTCTCGGGGCGGCGCCTCGTCGACGAGCTGCTCGGCGATCCCGAGCTCACCGGCGCTCAGATCGCGCTGCTCCAATCGACGATTCGCGACACCGGCGCCGTCGACCGCCTGGAGGAGCGCATCGCCGCCGCTGTCGCTGATGCGAAGAGCGCGCTTCTCGACGCTCCTCTCGACAGCTCGGCCGTGATCGGACTCTCCGAACTGGCGGATGCCGTCAGCCGACGCGATTACTGA
- a CDS encoding lysophospholipid acyltransferase family protein has protein sequence MFYWIMKHIIAGPLLTTVFRPWVVGAENVPKHGAAIIASNHLSVIDSVFLPLYLDRRISFLAKSDYFTGKGLKGWVTRAFMTATGQIPIDRSGGKASEASLNTGLAVLGRGELLGIYPEGTRSPDARMYRGRTGVARMVLEAGVPIVPVAMVHTEKILPIGRTFPRILRPGIVFGKPLDFSRFAGLEGDRFILRSVTDELMYELQKLSEQQYVDVYATTVKDKLASVSR, from the coding sequence ATGTTCTACTGGATTATGAAGCACATCATCGCGGGCCCGCTGCTCACGACGGTGTTCCGGCCTTGGGTCGTCGGCGCTGAGAACGTACCGAAGCACGGTGCGGCGATCATCGCGAGCAATCACCTGTCGGTGATCGACTCCGTCTTCCTGCCGCTGTACCTCGACCGCCGCATCTCGTTCCTGGCCAAGAGCGACTACTTCACGGGCAAGGGGCTGAAGGGCTGGGTCACGCGCGCGTTCATGACGGCGACGGGCCAGATCCCGATCGATCGTTCCGGCGGAAAGGCGTCTGAGGCCTCCCTCAACACCGGGCTCGCAGTCCTCGGCCGCGGGGAACTTCTCGGAATCTATCCGGAGGGCACGCGCAGCCCCGATGCGCGCATGTACCGTGGCCGCACGGGCGTCGCTCGCATGGTGCTCGAGGCCGGTGTTCCCATCGTCCCCGTCGCGATGGTGCACACGGAGAAGATCCTGCCGATCGGCAGGACGTTCCCGCGAATCCTGCGCCCCGGGATCGTCTTCGGCAAGCCGCTCGACTTCAGCCGCTTCGCCGGGCTCGAAGGAGATCGTTTCATTCTTCGCTCCGTCACCGATGAACTGATGTACGAACTGCAGAAGCTCAGCGAGCAGCAGTACGTCGACGTCTACGCCACCACCGTCAAGGACAAGCTCGCATCGGTTTCGCGATAG